The Thermobifida halotolerans sequence GGACATGCCCACCACCGCGGCCTCCAGAATCCTCGAAGGGTGGCAGCCGCCCTACGACGCCACGGTCACCGCACGCCTGCGGGAGGCCGGACTCGTCATCCTCGGCAAGACCAACATGGACGAGTTCGCCATGGGCTCCTCCACCGAGAACTCCGCCTACGGGCCCACCCGCAACCCGTGGAACCTGGAGCGCATTCCCGGCGGCTCCTCGGGCGGTTCCTCGGCGGCCGTGGCCGCGTTCGAGGCCCCCCTGGCGACCGGCACCGACACCGGCGGCTCCATCCGGCAGCCCGCCGCCGTGTGCGGTCTCGTCGGCGCCAAGCCCACCTACGGCGGTTCCTCGCGCTACGGCCTGATCGCCTTCGCCTCCTCGCTGGACACTCCGGGCCCGTTCGCCCGCAACGTCCTCGACGCGGCCCTGCTGCACGAGGCGTTCTCCGGGCACGACCCGCGCGACTCCACCTCGGTGGACGCGCCGGTGCCGCCGGTGGTCGAGGCGGCCCGACGCGCCGACGTCTCCGGGATGCGCATCGGCATGGTCAGGGAACTGTCCGGCGAGGGCTACCAGCCGGGCGTCCTGCAGCGCTTCACCGAGGCGGTCGAACTGCTGGAGTCCCTCGGCGCGAAGGTCGTCGAGGTGTCCTGCCCGAGCTTCGCCACCGCGCTTCCGGCGTACTACCTCATCGCGCCCAGCGAGTGCTCGTCCAACCTGGCCCGGTTCGACGCGATGCGCTACGGCCTGCGGGTCGGCGACGACGGCACCCGCAGCGCCGAGGAGGTCATGTCGCTGACCCGCGCCGAGGGCTTCGGCCCCGAGGTCAAGCGCCGCATCATCCTGGGCACCTACGCGCTGTCCAGCGGCTACTACGACGCCTACTACGGTTCGGCCCAGCAGGTGCGCACGCTCATCAAGCGCGACTTCGACGCCGCCTTCGAGCACGTCGACGTGCTGATCTCGCCCACCACGCCGACCACGGCGTTCCCGCTGGGCGAGCGCACCGACGACCCCATGGCGATGTACCTGGCCGACCTGTGCACGATCCCGACGAACCTGGCGGGCAACGCCGCGCTGTCGGTACCGTGCGGGCTCGCCCCCGAGGACAACCTGCCGGTGGGACTCCAGGTCATGGCGCCCGCGCTGGCCGACGACCGCACCTACCAGGTGGGTGCGGCCGTGGAGGCGGCGCTGCGCGACCGCTGGGGCGGCGACCTGCTGTCCAAGAGCGCCTTCGCGGTCTGACGGCCGCACGGCGACGCCCCCGGAGGAAGAGCCCTCCGGGGGCGTTCTCGTGTCCGTGTCGCGCCCTGTCGGCCGCGGGGAGACACCGTCCGACACGGGAGCGGCCCCGCCGCATCGGTGCGACGGGGCCGCTCGGTGGTCAGTTCGCGTCACCGGTCACCCGGTGGGCGCGGATCAGACGTCGTCCGCGCCGCTCCTGCGCTTGCGGGCCAGGAACATCGCGGCGCCGCCGCCGCCGACCGCGACCACCGCGGCGGCGATCAGACCGCCCAGCGCCGCACCGGTCACGGGCAGACCGGGCTTGTCGTCGGCCGGAGGGGTCGGCTTGGGGCTGGGCGACTCGGTCTCGCTCGGGTTCGGGCTCGGGGACTCCTCCGGGGGCAGGCTGGGCGACTCGGTCACGGACGGGGTCGGGCTGGGGGACTCCCCGGGCTTCTTCGCGGTCCAGGTGATCGTGACCTCGGCGGTGGCCTCGGTCTCGCCCGCCCCGGCGGTGATCAGGGTCTGGGTCTCCTCCTGGTCCTCCACGCCCTTGAACAGGCGGCCCAGCTGAACAACGGTCTGGGCGGTGCCGGTGACGGTGGCCTCACCGTCGGGGGCGTCCTCGGGGACGTGGACGGTGAAGA is a genomic window containing:
- the gatA gene encoding Asp-tRNA(Asn)/Glu-tRNA(Gln) amidotransferase subunit GatA; translated protein: MTELIGLSAAELGAAIASGETSAVEVARAHLDRIEAIDGQIHAFLHVAADRAVEQARAVDARRAAGERLGPLAGVPVAHKDVFTTKDMPTTAASRILEGWQPPYDATVTARLREAGLVILGKTNMDEFAMGSSTENSAYGPTRNPWNLERIPGGSSGGSSAAVAAFEAPLATGTDTGGSIRQPAAVCGLVGAKPTYGGSSRYGLIAFASSLDTPGPFARNVLDAALLHEAFSGHDPRDSTSVDAPVPPVVEAARRADVSGMRIGMVRELSGEGYQPGVLQRFTEAVELLESLGAKVVEVSCPSFATALPAYYLIAPSECSSNLARFDAMRYGLRVGDDGTRSAEEVMSLTRAEGFGPEVKRRIILGTYALSSGYYDAYYGSAQQVRTLIKRDFDAAFEHVDVLISPTTPTTAFPLGERTDDPMAMYLADLCTIPTNLAGNAALSVPCGLAPEDNLPVGLQVMAPALADDRTYQVGAAVEAALRDRWGGDLLSKSAFAV